AACGGTGTTGACACtgaataaaagtacgttcaatatttcacttactttttaatgattttcacatttttcgcgCTCTTTTCATTGCTTCATTATGACGTAAAaggttaaaataatgtttgtttttcggAAAAAGTTGTATCCCCGTATCATTCCCGTGCGGTAGATGAAATTTTCTTCGTAACGGTGTCGACTTGAACAATTAGGGACAgagccataactgaccatttataaatattctgcatATAAAGCTACTTACTGTAACTGTTATtcagttaagtttaaatatatttagctccaAATGGTTGGgttattttattttcgtttgacattcttttataaaacaatcaagaaaattaccctttaagaattcggacaacacaccgttactaaaatacatgggggTTAATTGCTTCGACAAAGCATAACACTGCTTTAAGAGTGTGATCGGCTAAGAACTCTTATctaatattgttaacatattattaacattgtaataatgaaacttatctctgttaatgtctaacatttagataattgttgaatatggacagtaaatggaacctaatcaaatattcaccctaAAAGGAATATGGATGTTATCACCCCGTTACGATTGACGCTGCGTTTTTTTCTTGAGGTTAACAGTAATTATCATATAAAGCTATGAAAAAAACAATCAACCATTCAGGTAAGGTTACACAAATAAAATAGTTGACTGTAATagtgttttaatatttgttacaacccgttttgtaataaaaacccgaattgtaataattattacaaagtgggttgcgatgcattattacatttcgggtcgacagtaacaacccgttttttttaataaaaacccGATAtgcaataaattgtattatgtccattaaatcagagataaagatttttttagaagttctttttcatgtttaaattagttttagagtaggtattgactgttcccacGACCTTTGATCTTATAGACTCCATCCACAAATCATGaatgttataatttattacaaagtgggttgcgatgcattattacatttcgtgTCGACactaacaacccgttttgtaatacaaacccgaaatataataaattttatgatgtccattaaatcagagatacagactttttttagaatttattttcatgtttaaattagtttaagagtaggtattgactgttggcccgacctttgttcttatagactctatcaacaaatcatgaatgtaataatttattacaaagtgggttgcgatgcattattacatttcgggtcgacagtaacaacccgttttgtaataaaaacccgaaatgtaataaattgtatcatgtccattaaatcagagataccgacttttttagaagttattattatgtttgagttagttttagagtaggtattgactgttgccccgacctttgttcttatagacacCAActacaaatcatgaatgtaataatttattacaaagtgggttgcgatgcattattacatttcgggttgacagtaacaacccgttttgtaataaaaatccgaaatgtaataaattgtaccatgtccgataaagtccgagatacagtcttgtttaaagttattttcaattttaaataagtaTTAGAGTAGGTATTCACAATTCACCAGACCTTAGTtctaatattttttcatcaaaatcATAAATGTAAAAAGATATTACAAAGTGGGATGATACGatgtgagagagagagagagagagagagagagagagagagtgagagagaaagaaagagagagagagagagagagagagagagagagagagagagagagagagagggaagGAGGGAGGGAGGGTGGGAGAGAGGGAGTCTCTGATGGCGTTAGCTATTACAGTTCCCAGATTTTTTCAACATTTCCTGGCTGAATAGGACATCAATCATGTTCAAAACtaatacaatttacagtttaaaTCTTTTCacataaaattcaacaaaactaTCTGCCCCGAAAATAAGTTCACCATTAATAGGGGCGATAATATCATACAATCCCCATGATTCAACAGATTGAGAGTAATTCAatcttttaaaatcaacaaattttataaatctaaataatgacaaaaacataGTAAGACTATCGATAACTTTAAACAGTTTTGtatgatgttttgtttgattttgcaaATGCCAAATCCGAAATAGATAAGATCACAAAATTGTGTAATTATGTCCAGCACTAtgtgcttaaaataaaaaaacctaAACATCTTTTCAGAAAAAGTGATTTTTGATTCTTATGctatatttaacacatataacagtTTTATTGATGGGACTGCAAAAGGAACATTCTATAAATGTGTGCGATACAGATTCAATATCTTTACCGAAATAACGAGATATGATTTTTGGAAAACATTTCAGGTATAGTCaagttcatttttttttctttttcataagtCAAGTTCAGTTAAAATCATTCTTTCAGCGAATGCATCAGTAATACTAAATTGATAGAAATTCCTAttactttatattataatattttatatacaaataaaacatttaaatgtactTAATCTTGATGCATTATAAATTTTGTATCCTGAATTGaacaatattattgaaaacaattgtttatGAGCAGAGTATACCCCAAAAAAATGTTGTTCAAGGGAGTtaatacaaacaagaaatatctttaaaaaagatatacggcgtaaatagtttaatgaatgagatcaaggatagcgaatgtctttttctgtgcagttcttagctgcatcacacgcagtacgggatgttacggggagttttcgcggcttattttacattatagcatattgctggtcataaacctatagatacaaaacagaaaaccaaaagaagaatggaagtgaaatttaaacatatgagtcaaccggccacacgagaacaaacctgttttagtggtctgtcgggcattgctatttgattcgattattaacagtatcgagaatcatcgtgctcatgcttaaaggggccttttcacagattttgtcattttttaacttattcattaaatgctttatatttataaatgtaaacattggatcgtaaaagctccagtaaaaaatcaagaataaaattaaaaaaaggaaaagaacattgcccggagcaggtttcgaaccagtgaccactggagtcctgccagagtcctgaagtaaaaacgctttagcctactgagctattccgccgagtacacatattggACGtatttttataccttatataagcaatcttcgtagtttcacaaaatttaacgacaaaaacagaactctccaaattattcaatcgtttcgcgttgcaacgctttataatttttaggttttaaaatcgtcaaaagatgcatataatggctatattacaccatggtaaatgttcagtattactgttacctcacaaatatcataactaaaacgaaaatgtgcgaatctgaaacaacttttttcaattttgtcaatttaccaaagcgtgaaaagatccctttaaagtgatattatgggcattttgcactgttgaattgagctgaaaagaattaacaggtcaaaatagttagttaaaatgtggttactgatcaattatctgcaactcaccttgctaccagttgtttataaaaatatattttatattcgatattcttacgtgacccacccagtcctgtaagccgaaatgatccgtaaaacaatattgtgtctttgtgtcgtatgaacaaatctgcactaaaactaaatttaggttcaactcgtaaacgcatgatcagttgtcaaacgaaagtacggttaatattcaaatgcattatttttctctttctggtatattgttttagtatgttgatgctgcattaattactataagtgtatatgaagtagaaacatcaaaaataatcaacggttgcgatagacacctataaactgttacatgctcataatatcactttagtacattaggcaatatggtggaataattattgttaaatttattaaaaataatatttatcattgtattgttgaaaacacattaagaatctattattgacataccataattatattgctgaatatcttcttttaacatatttctggtctaaagaaaattccaggtcacctagttcacggatagcgtctttattatataacgattattttactgaccgcgaactccggtgatgacctgtatataaactctgaatgtccgcgacttgacccaaaacctcgcgggttgaaatgcaattctttaaagtgaggcctcgcttccactgctctttatacttttacatgttaatatgttgacaggaatatggaagtaagtactaaatatgagaacatagccttttaaacgcttttgcgctggtaatactctgaaaataaaaggtgtacgcacaaactgtagtgatgtcgagaattgagtgtaaaactgttctatctattaagccttttcattagagataaaattgtttcatacagtaaaacagtgttacaaagacgcggatatgtttccaatgttctggtggtatactcaaattagccaatggaataaatgaagtgtattcattcgtacctagccgcgggaaattttatttgaattttattggacacgtACAAAGGTCAAGttagggtgaaaagctggcttatgcagcttacgccgaaaaatgttTGCCCCACTCTATGCTATTAGACgtccattgtgtcacaccggtcttactgacctgtgtgaataagcgctaagcattgtgggaaacggactatttccagcatggcACCCGTAAATATAATGAACACGGAAGTGAACTATGGTATTTGATTTTTATCCAAAACAGACACCATTTAACCGGCTTAGTTATAATATAGTATTGTATGCattttgtgcttcaaaaggagacACTTGTTAAGCCAGTCCATTATTGtaataatttcaatattaactaaatattcactaaacacgttgcaatggCTTCAGCATCTACCCCGGTTAAAGTTGTGAGGCATTGTTTCGCGTGCAACAGCCAAACAAAAGGACGATTAAGGAATATAAACAATGTAGCTATGAGGAATATAACGTTCAAGTCACATTTTGAAGTTTTGGGGTGTGATTTGGAGGAGGTAAACACGTCTAAATTTGTTATGTGTGAATCGTGCCTGAAAACATTAGATAAAGTTTCTTCAATGAAATCGGTTCTGAAGACAAATTTGAATGATTGTAAATCAGTGCATGAAAGGCAAAAGCGCATGATATTACACTCTATTTCGCCGACTGTCAAAAGATTCGTACAGAACAGACTTACCCCAATAAAGCCAAGAAAAAGTGTAAAGCAACTTTTTAGTGCAAATCATCCAGAGTCAGATAAAGAATGTTATAGGAAAACAAGTACACTTAAATTAGACTTGCCTATTCCACCTGATCATTTTTACAGTGCAGCACCAACCACCACCTCCCATGCTGAGCATACATACTCAGTGAAGGAACTTAAGGATAAACCTAATTCCGAGGAAAATGTGTCAGTATATTTCTTACACAAGAAGAAACTCTTTAAGTCCATTGCCAATCACTCAGGAGGCAAAAGAAATCCTACAAGAAACTACTGAGAATATGATCAATGGAAAGACAAGTGCAGAAGAAATGCTTGCAGCTATTGTGGAAATTCCTGTGATACTTGAAAGACTCTGGCAAATCATTCTGATGAAATTATCTTTTGAAATGGACCAGCTATGCAGAAAGACAGAGCCCAGTGTGCTGAGGTTAAAAGTGGGGGACATTAAGCCTCAGACATTCTGTCACCAAATTTTGTTTGAAATGCATCAGAGGTGTCCCGGAGCTTTAGACTTCCTGATGACTATGGCCTGTCCTGTCCATCTGGCCATGCCTGAAGACAGCCGCATTATTGCTGGCATGTATGCCATGGCTATGTACGCGAGAAACAATCAGCTTATTGGATTCCAGAAATGCATGGCTGCCTCTTGCATAAGATACAATGCAGGAAATGGGGTAAGgctttttaatttgtgtaaacatgcatgtattttaattgtttttgttttcaatgcaAGTGACCAAAAAAGAagctatatttattattttatcaatatgatTGTAAAATATAAATCAGTCAGCAAATAATAGCAGACTGATTGGGTATGTTCATGATTGGTATAAATGGAGAACAACACCAGGTTATGTGCGCCTAGCACCGGCTTAAGCGGAACTCTTATTTTCAAGATATTGAGTATACTCTGTGATCCAAGTTCAGGGCAACTTTTTGGGCTGCCACACAAGCATTTGAACACTGCTAAAAACCTCAATTTTAGCAGCATCGCAGGAAAGAGATCATAGAGCAACTATTGATAAGTTTGGATTCAGATCAGCCTGCTCTTGAAAGCATAGTTTGATCCAAACAGTTGATTGGTTAGAcagtgaaacaaatattttagacGAACAGTCTGTATGAAGCgtaggctgatctggatccaaacacTTGCTCTAAGGTCCCTTTTCCTATGGCACACCTCAATTTCTATAGAGTAAAAAGCAAAAATTTGGTTCATTCTTATTGttttcttgtattatttttaagtataaaaatgattcatttgaGCCATATGTtcagaataaatttgtttggttAAAGCAATCTCTgaaattaatgttaattttatctacacaattatttacacaatttattgcatttttagctGCTTGGACTTCTGCACACTTTTGGCTTAAGCATCCCCGAAAAGACCAAGTTGGTTATGTTAGATGACCTTGGCAAGATAAATGGAAGAGAAGTCACTACTGCTTTGAACCAAGGAAAGACGCTGAAGATAACAGTGGATAATATTGATGGGAGAATTAAAGCCAATCAGGTTTGTAAAGCAAGTAattcattttgaatattttattatcacttatgAAAAAAGAAAGGTTTATAATGTCCATTATGCCCAGTGTCCATACCTGCTCAAACCTTCATTATGTTTCAAAGGTATCTGTTTTATACTGGGTTTCAACAGAAATTTTAGAGTTTCATAAATTCAACTTActgtctgaaaaaaaaaaaatttaagacACAGGagttataaattgatttatatttgaaGCGTGCTACCCCGTGTTTTACACTACTGGTGTGCAACCTTTGCTAACAATTTTAGTTACTGCAGTGTAACCTACTCTTATAACGGATGTTACATCATTCTTCAACAGAACTGGCACTGCGCagaccattgttttgtttttaaattgtaattttaacaACCATCCCTCCCCCTCCTCCTTGGTCGATAAGTTTTAAGTCAATTTCATTGTGATTTTCCTGTTTCACGTTGTTATTTTTAATGTTCAATGTTTGTCATATATTGTTTAGTTCTTGCATAATATACATGTTGATATTGAATGTCATACAATATTTAGTTCTTGCATAATATGATATGTCAGGACATTGATTTAGTCCAACTTTATGGTActatgtttcctttttttaatgtttcaataatgCTTTGGCATTAGACAATTAATAAATGCCGGTTGGTGCTTCTGCACCAGCCCTTTTCAATCCATTTATTGTTGTCAAGTTTCTTTTGTCCCACAAATGAACTAGGAACTTTGGAgagcaaaaataaaaatgtgtatgtttattaACTAGCATGTATAATGTAAGAATACAAAATATGGTAAGAAACTGCCtgtgtacatgtaaataaactgGGTACAACCAATTGCTTTAAGATAATGAACCCCCAAAAAGGTGAaatgatttcattaaataatttgtttacagATTAGGTATGGAAGTGGTAATCGAGATTACCATTACACTCACTGGTCGGTTATCATAGACAGATTTGACCCTAGAGACCTCGAAGGCCTCGGTACCCAACCTAAGGTAGTTCCTGCTAAAGGCCCAGACGCAACAACATTCTTCTTGTCAAAGGAAGAAAAAACCTCATTAAGGTTTGTGTAACATTCTTAAgtaaatatatttcatgtatataaTTAGGAGGTTTATTTTCCTCTTGAAATCATAATGAATACTTTTACTTTGGCTCACAAAGAAATATCCAATTGGTAAATAAACAGCTATTGCTAGTTATCACTTAAAAATCACCTTGTATTAATAGCAATTTTTGTTggttataaaaattaattttgaaatatgttgatttaaattattaaattctatAAATACTGTCACATATGTGTTTGCTTGCAGAAGAAGAAATAGAGCACAAGCAccgttattttgttttaatttaacagAAATTGCTACTCCTGGATGGTGCAGAGGATTCTGGTTGAAGATGTACCAGCACTTTCAGCGTTCTCTTCAGTTGTTCCTACAGTGCTGAACCATCAGTACAGAAAAGTAGTCGACAGACCTACAGAAGTGTATCCAATGTTTGTAAGTATTGATATCTTGTTTATATCATTGCTAATTTTGAGTATGGAgcttaaattatataaaagtaagaaatattataaataattgagACTCGTCACACGAAAAGCGGCCTTAAAATGATTGCGaccagtttggatcaagatcctTTTCAAGCagagtctgatcaggatccaaactgttcccTGAACATCTTAAAAGTACTGACTGATTGTTCaactgtttggatcctgatcTTTCAagtgcaggctgatctggatccaaaatggtcgcaatcgaaatacatgattattatttcattaaagtccACACttttattcccccggatcgaatgatcgggggtatattgtttttggcctgtatgtctgtcattgtttgtgtgtgtctgtctcaaaacttgaaggttggtcataacttttgcaatattgaagatagcaacttgatatttg
This is a stretch of genomic DNA from Dreissena polymorpha isolate Duluth1 chromosome 7, UMN_Dpol_1.0, whole genome shotgun sequence. It encodes these proteins:
- the LOC127838579 gene encoding uncharacterized protein LOC127838579; amino-acid sequence: MCQYISYTRRNSLSPLPITQEAKEILQETTENMINGKTSAEEMLAAIVEIPVILERLWQIILMKLSFEMDQLCRKTEPSVLRLKVGDIKPQTFCHQILFEMHQRCPGALDFLMTMACPVHLAMPEDSRIIAGMYAMAMYARNNQLIGFQKCMAASCIRYNAGNGLLGLLHTFGLSIPEKTKLVMLDDLGKINGREVTTALNQGKTLKITVDNIDGRIKANQIRYGSGNRDYHYTHWSVIIDRFDPRDLEGLGTQPKVVPAKGPDATTFFLSKEEKTSLRNCYSWMVQRILVEDVPALSAFSSVVPTVLNHQYRKVVDRPTEVYPMFVIMKDPKSLPNCVQIMDTMLETLKSFYTSAGRGEEFENNTTIPLGGDQLTRVTFDSARHLRAGTHTRNDRLEQFTPVIEELFHVQQDLLEKIFKTFYKTETAREAGSLANYRAVLHRTNLNGDVKANGYEAHKDFLITVTRALLMELTCESLRLEKPDDIQEMLPTDLQEMTASNKDDGLKKKSAQLLIR